The following are encoded in a window of Salmo trutta chromosome 27, fSalTru1.1, whole genome shotgun sequence genomic DNA:
- the LOC115164453 gene encoding ankyrin-1 isoform X8: MAQAAKHLRKNKDLEAHLEAERKEKEEEKAKKRNRSRDKKRKADAVTSFLRAARSGNMDKAIDHIKNGIDINTANQNGLNGLHLASKEGHVKMVLELLHGGIDVETQTKKGNTALHIAALAGQEQVVAELVNYGANINAQSQVRPPPVSEETPTPLAEPPAEEPPATTDTHTKGFTPLYMAAQENHLEVVKFLLENGANQSIPTEDGFTPLAVALQQGHENVVALLINYGTKGKVRLPALHIAARNDDTRTAAVLLQNDPNADVLSKTGFTPLHIAAHYENLSVAQLLLNRGANVNFTPKNGITPLHIASRRGNVIMVRLLLDRGAQIDAKTKDELTPLHCAARNGHVRIIEILLDQGAPIQAKTKNGLSPIHMSAQGDHMDCVRQLMQYNAAIDDITLDHLTPLHVAAHCGHHRMAKVLLDKGAKPNSRALNGFTPLHIACKKNHMRVMDLLLKHSASLEAVTESGLTPLHVASFMGHRKIVTILVQKGASPSASNVKVETPLHMACRAGHYEVAEFLLTNAAPVDAKAKDDQTPLHCACRMGHKELVKLLLEHKANPNSTTTSGHTPLHIAAREGHAQTTRILLDMEAQQTKMTKKGFTPLHVASKYGKVDVAELLLERGGNPNAAGKNGLTSLHVAVHHDNLDVVNLLVSKGGSPHSAARNGYTPLHIASKQNQVEVASSLLQYGASANAESLQGVTPLHLAAQEGRPDMVALLISKQANVNLGNKSGLTPLHLVAQEGHVGIADILAKQGASVYAATRMGYTPLHVACHYGNVKMVKFLLQQQANVNSKTKVGYTALHQAAQQGHTDIVTLLLKHGAQPNEVATNGTSALSIAKRLGYISVIDVLKLVTEETVSMTTTEKHRMSFPETVDEILDVSEDEGIAQLTIGEELLGTEGARYMKMDDLKDHDDDFLSPKKSMDNYSPAIPRIPCVSPETVILKEHDMEQVHTPMPLQKDYDDDSLIPSSPATETSDNVSPVASPIHTGFLVSFMVDARGGSMRGSRHNGLRVIIPPRTCAAPTRITCRLVKPQKLTTPPPLVEGEGLASRIISLGPASMQFLGPVIVEIPHFAALGRGDRELVVLRSENGSVWKEHRNRYGDDVLETILNGMDEELESQEELGKKRIRRIISTDFPLYFAVVSRVQQESDLIGPEGGQLTSKLVPLVQASFPETAVTKRVRLGLQAQPVPDELVAKLLGNQATFSPVVTVEPRRRKFHRPIGLCIPLPPSWRESPRDSGEGDTTSLRLLCSVIGGTAPAQWEDITGTTKLIYSKDCANFTTNVSARFWLADCPRTAEAMSFANLLYRELSAVPYMAKFVVFAKMNEVREGRLRCYCMTDDKMDKTLEQHENFSEVARSRDIEVMEGMPLHLECSGNLVPVRKATQQPRCFSFQAFRDNRLPVSVKVRDSSKDHSGFLSFLRKSTKYEDSQHVLCNLNITMPLCIKAAGSEDRRRTLTPLVLRERYSTLNEPAMGKASMSAMEKTELKMALIAEQLGLSWAELARELQFSVDDINKIRVENPNSLLEQSSTLLSLWATCEGKRANMESLYTALKSIDRMDIVNMLEGQGPQPAGRQAREPSRRRHNESDHISPSLTNGYGVLQEELLSPPSMQYSLPSPLGNEPYWQEVSSLECAPMAITEEDTLMEMSDVQVWPSGNIPSLVAVEDSSLECSNADDSEGLLGLPYGSLGQPGSRASGEGGGLSGSMELVEDNSEMGAVDSFSTATPATPASFSTATPATPSSFGGTIAAMLYNVNGLEKGQGSKVVKSEAAAVRGNLAGGDGAGVEGGRGGGTGSEEGLSLVTGQQQRVYTRLSKSPGLSRVADRNGDRSSGGSSGSRGSGGGGGSLLSYLQEQSGPGWQPVTDHTQAWLGSQTTKPRQAMDSMMSSVRTAMDVDPSQSRVSQEALLQPVRDMGHSELLRGHFRGTQPFEKGLGFPHRVPELQTWDDVRLRQQGDEAKDLPGEQVSEEQFTDEHGNIVTKKIVRKVVRRGKGSGDEGGQERSVSVDGSLQDELEAEAEQFINYAVLSSKPDIVDVKKGAQIVKCASLRRVKQ, from the exons gCTGATGCTGTCACTAGTTTTCTGCGGGCGGCTCGTTCTGGTAACATGGACAAGGCCATCGACCATATAAAGAACGGCATAGACATCAACACAGCCAATCAG aaTGGGCTCAACGGGTTGCATCTGGCCTCTAAAGAAGGCCACGTTAAAATGGTGCTGGAGCTGCTACATGGAGGCATTGATGTGGAAACCCAGACTAAG AAAGGCAACACAGCTCTGCACATTGCTGCCCTGGCTGGGCAGGAGCAAGTGGTGGCAGAGCTGGTAAATTACGGGGCCAACATCAATGCCCAGTCCCAGGTGAGACCCCCACCAGTGTCAGAAGAGACCCCGACCCCACTGGCAGAACCTCCTGCAGAAGAGCCACCAGCCACAACGGATACACATACA AAGGGCTTCACTCCGCTCTACATGGCCGCACAAGAGAATCATCTAGAAGTTGTGAAGTTCCTTTTGGAGAACGGGGCCAATCAAAGCATTCCTACTGAG GATGGCTTTACCCCTCTCGCCGTGGCTCTTCAGCAGGGACATGAGAACGTTGTGGCCCTGCTCATCAATTACGGCACCAAGGGCAAAGTTCGCCTCCCCGCACTGCACATAGCAGCACGGAACGACGACACGCGCACAGCTGCTGTGCTTCTACAGAACGACCCCAACGCAGACGTCCTGAGCAAG ACAGGCTTCACACCGCTTCATATCGCTGCACACTACGAGAACCTGAGCGTCGCACAACTGTTGCTCAACAGAGGAGCCAATGTCAACTTCACCCCTAAG AATGGCATCACACCTTTGCACATCGCATCCAGGAGGGGGAATGTGATCATGGTACGACTCCTGCTGGACCGAGGGGCACAGATTGATGCCAAGACCAAG GATGAGTTGACTCCACTGCACTGTGCAGCCAGGAATGGACACGTGAGGATCATTGAGATCCTGTTAGACCAAGGGGCTCCCATCCAGGCCAAGACCAAG AACGGCCTTTCTCCCATCCACATGTCAGCACAGGGGGACCACATGGACTGTGTGAGGCAACTAATGCAGTACAATGCTGCAATTGATGACATCACACTGGACCACCTGACCCCCCTGCATGTTGCGGCCCACTGTGGGCACCACCGCATGGCCAAAGTGCTGCTGGACAAGGGAGCCAAACCCAACTCTCGTGCACTG AATGGTTTCACTCCACTTCACATCGCCTGTAAGAAGAACCACATGCGTGTGATGGACCTCTTGCTGAAACACTCTGCTTCCCTAGAGGCTGTGACGGAG TCTGGCCTGACCCCTTTACATGTGGCCTCGTTCATGGGCCACCGCAAAATAGTCACCATCCTGGTACAGAAGGGAGCTTCTCCCAGTGCTTCCAATGTG AAAGTGGAGACTCCTCTCCACATGGCATGTAGAGCAGGACACTATGAGGTGGCAGAGTTCTTACTGACCAATGCAGCGCCAGTAGACGCCAAGGCCAAG GATGACCAGACACCACTCCACTGTGCGTGTCGGATGGGCCACAAGGAGCTGGTTAAGCTGCTGCTGGAGCACAAGGCCAACCCCAACTCCACCACCACGTCCggacacacacccctccacatcGCTGCCCGCGAGGGACACGCTCAGACCACACGCATCTTACTGGACATGGAGGCCCAGCAGACCAAGATGACCAAG AAAGGCTTCACTCCTCTCCATGTGGCTTCGAAATATGGCAAAGTGGACGTGGCAGAGCTGCTGCTGGAGAGAGGGGGCAACCCTAACGCTGCTGGCAAG AATGGTCTGACTTCTCTCCATGTGGCTGTCCATCATGACAACCTGGACGTGGTTAACCTGCTGGTCAGCAAGGGAGGCTCCCCACACAGTGCAGCTAGG AATGGCTACACCCCTCTTCACATAGCATCGAAGCAGAACCAGGTGGAGGTTGCTAGCAGCCTGCTGCAGTACGGTGCCTCGGCCAACGCCGAGTCCCTCCAGGGGGTCACGCCCCTCCACCTGGCCGCTCAGGAGGGCCGGCCTGACATGGTCGCCCTGCTCATCTCCAAACAGGCCAACGTCAACCTGGGGAACAAG agTGGACTGACTCCTCTCCACCTGGTGGCACAGGAAGGCCACGTGGGCATCGCTGATATCCTGGCGAAGCAGGGGGCGTCAGTGTATGCTGCCACACGG ATGGGATACACCCCTCTCCATGTTGCCTGTCACTATGGCAATGTAAAGATGGTGaagttcctcctgcagcagcaGGCCAATGTCAACAGCAAGACTAAG GTTGGTTACACTGCCCTGCACCAGGCAGCCCAACAGGGCCACACAGACATCGTCACCTTACTGCTCAAACATGGAGCCCAGCCGAACGAGGTCGCTACT aacGGTACGTCGGCCCTGTCCATCGCCAAGCGGTTGGGGTACATCTCTGTAATCGACGTTCTCAAACTGGTTACCGAGGAGACGGTTTCCATG ACCACCACAGAGAAACATCGTATGAGTTTCCCAGAAACAGTGGATGAGATATTGGACGTATCAGAGGACGAAG GAATTGCACAGCTAACTATAG GGGAGGAGCTTTTGGGGACGGAAGGAGCCAGGTACATGAAGATGGATGACTTGAAGGACCATGATGACGATTTCCTGTCACCCAAGAAATCTATGGA TAACTACTCACCTGCCATTCCCAGGATCCCTTGTGTATCCCCAGAGACGGTAATCCTGAAGGAGCATGACATGGAGCAG GTACACACTCCAATGCCATTACAAAAAGATTATGATGACGACTCCCTGATCCCCAGCAGTCCAGCTACAGAGACCTCTGACAACGTCAGTCCTGTGGCCAGCCCCATACACACAGG GTTCCTGGTGAGTTTCATGGTGGATGCTCGGGGCGGCTCGATGCGAGGCAGCAGACATAACGGCCTGCGTGTCATCATCCCTCCACGGACCTGTGCCGCCCCCACACGGATCACCTGTCGTCTGGTCAAGCCCCAGAAACTCACCACTCCTCCCCCcctggtggagggagagggcCTGGCCAGCCGTATCATATCACTGGGCCCAGCCAGCATGCAGTTCTTAGG GCCTGTGATCGTGGAGATCCCTCACTTTGCTGCTCTGGGTCGAGGGGACCGGGAGCTGGTGGTGCTGAGGAGTGAGAACGGCTCTGTCTGGAAGGAACACCGCAATCGCTATGGAGACGATGTGCTGGAGACTATCCTCAATGGGATGGATGAAG AGCTGGAGAGCCAGGAGGAGCTTGGGAAGAAGCGTATCCGACGAATCATCTCCACTGACTTCCCCCTCTACTTTGCTGTGGTGTCACGCGTCCAGCAGGAGAGCGATCTGATTGGCCCAGAAGGGGGTCAGCTGACCAGTAAACTGGTACCGTTGGTCCAGGCTTCGTTCCCTGAGACAGCGGTCACCAAGCGAGTCCGTCTAGGCCTGCAG GCCCAACCAGTCCCAGACGAGCTGGTTGCCAAGCTGCTGGGTAACCAGGCAACCTTCAGCCCTGTGGTGACTGTGGAGCCACGGCGACGCAAGTTCCACCGGCCCATCGGCCTGTGCATCCCCCTGCCCCCCTCCTGGAGAGAGAGCCCCCGGGACTCTGGAGAGGGGGACACCACCAGCCTGCGCCTGCTCTGCAGTGTCATCG GTGGCACAGCCCCAGCCCAGTGGGAGGACATCACAGGCACCACCAAGCTCATATATAGCAAAGACTGTGCCAACTTCACAACCAATGTGTCAGCACG gttctggctggctgactgtcccCGGACAGCCGAGGCCATGTCTTTCGCCAACCTCCTGTACCGGGAGCTCTCAGCCGTGCCCTACATGGCCAAGTTTGTGGTGTTTGCTAAGATGAACGAGGTCCGTGAGGGCCGCCTGCGCTGCTACTGCATGACTGATGACAAGATGGACAAAACCCTGGAGCAACACGAGAACTTCAGCGAGGTGGCCCGCAGTCGCGATATCGAG GTGATGGAGGGTATGCCGCTGCACCTGgagtgttctgggaacctggtcccAGTGAGGAAGGCTACCCAGCAGCCTCGCTGTTTCAGCTTCCAGGCCTTCAGAGACAATAGACTCCCCGTCTCTGTCAAG GTGAGAGATAGTAGCAAAGATCACTCCGGATTCCTGTCCTTCCTGCGGAAGTCTACCAAGTACGAAGACAGCCAACATGTGCTGTGCAACCTCAATATTACCATGCCTCTGTGTATCAAG GCTGCCGGGAGTGAAGACCGGAGGCGAACTCTGACCCCATTAGTCCTGCGAGAGAGATACAGCACCCTGAACGAGCCTGCCATGGGTAAAG CATCAATGAGTGCCATGGAAAAGACAGAGCTGAAGATGGCTTTGATAGCTGAACAGTTGGGACTGAGCTGGGCTG AGCTGGCGAGGGAGCTACAGTTCAGTGTAGATGACATTAATAAGATCCGTGTGGAGAATCCTAACTCCCTATTGGAGCAGAGTTCTACCCTGCTCAGCCTATGGGCCACCTGCGAGGGCAAGAGAGCCAATA TGGAGAGTTTGTACACAGCTTTGAAGAGCATTGACCGGATGGACATAGTAAACATGTTGGAGGGCCAGGGGCCACAGCCTGCAGGGAGGCAGGCCCGGGAGCCAAGCAGACGCAGACACAACGAGAGCGACCACATCTCCCCCAGCCTGACcaatg GTTACGGGGTATTGCAGGAGGAGCTGCTCTCCCCTCCTTCCATGCAGTACAGCCTGCCCTCCCCACTCGGCAACGAGCCCTACTGGCAGGAAGTCTCCAGTCTGGAGTGTGCTCCCATGGCCATCACAGAGGAGGACACACTCATGGAGATGTCCGATGTGCAGGTGTGGCCCTCGGGCAACATCCCCTCCCTAGTGGCCGTGGAGGACTCCTCACTGGAGTGCAGCAATGCTGACGACTCGGAGGGGCTGCTGGGGCTGCCATACGGGAGCCTGGGCCAGCCGGGCAGTAGGGCTAgcggagagggaggggggctgaGTGGCTCCATGGAGCTGGTGGAAGACAACTCAGAGATGGGGGCTGTTGACTCGTTCAGCACCGCCACCCCTGCCACCCCTGCTTCGTTCAGCACAGCCACCCCTGCCACCCCTTCTTCGTTCGGAGGCACCATCGCCGCCATGTTATACAACgttaatggtctggagaagggtcAAGGGTCAAAAGTCGTGAAGTCAGAGGCAGCAGCGGTCAGAGGCAACTTGGCAGGTGGAGATGGAGCTGGAgttgaaggaggaagaggaggagggacaggCTCAGAGGAAGGGCTTTCTCTTGTTACAGGACAACAGCAGCGAGTGTACACCCGGCTGAGCAAGTCGCCCGGTCTGAGCCGCGTGGCTGACCGTAATGGAGACAG GTCCAGTGGTGGCAGCAGTGGTAGTAGAGGCAGTGGCGGAGGTGGTGGCTCTTTACTGTCCTATCTGCAGGAGCAGTCGGGTCCAGGTTGGCAACCTGTCACTGACCACACTCAGGCCTGGTTGGGTTCACAGACAACAAAACCCAGGCAGGCCATGGACTCAATGATGTCATCAGTGCGCACTGCCATGGATGTGGACCCCAGCCAGTCCCGCGTGTCCCAGGAGGCCTTGCTTCAGCCGGTGCGGGACATGGGGCACTCTGAGCTCCTGCGTGGGCACTTCAGGGGCACCCAGCCGTTTGAGAAGGGCCTGGGGTTCCCTCACAGGGTGCCAGAGCTGCAGACCTGGGATGACGTACGCCTGAGGCAGCAG